The Sinomicrobium kalidii genome contains a region encoding:
- a CDS encoding helix-turn-helix transcriptional regulator: MSNTNRLDEVFTKRKITNRVVAKYVKRSEGTVSKWRNNKRQPSVHELNKIAELLREDIRNLLHKSDWSESKAPTYLEFKSQLKKDNR; encoded by the coding sequence ATGAGTAACACTAATAGATTAGACGAAGTATTTACAAAAAGAAAAATTACCAATAGGGTCGTTGCCAAATACGTAAAAAGGTCAGAAGGCACAGTATCTAAATGGCGAAATAACAAAAGACAACCCTCTGTACATGAGCTCAACAAAATCGCAGAACTTCTAAGAGAGGATATTAGAAACCTTTTGCATAAGAGTGATTGGTCAGAGAGTAAGGCTCCTACATACTTAGAATTTAAAAGTCAACTCAAAAAAGACAATAGGTAA
- a CDS encoding MjaI family restriction endonuclease, translated as MQEFTLSIDPNKFRSTNSSWNNLMLNAPWSVGYVTTLIELTSFKQKEDWEDFYYQSGEQREELISGLTPEQQNILNDASLVLINKTAINQLSWDMRNLNTQYGRTKKRLQDKGLILYESVKDNGWGLTIEECIECVRFRVICETWNGVIVREKNTVEKLKQLFPQTEFRKVSGEKDHTYAVDYELYKNSVLTVAIQIKPKSYTWNAPYIQKAKNANRRKNQKYLDEFGVQVFDVIADSKGNILNSDILKKL; from the coding sequence ATGCAAGAATTCACGTTAAGTATTGATCCCAATAAATTCAGGTCGACCAATTCTTCCTGGAACAACTTAATGCTTAATGCCCCCTGGTCCGTAGGTTATGTTACAACTTTAATTGAGCTTACTTCATTTAAGCAAAAAGAGGATTGGGAAGATTTTTATTATCAAAGCGGAGAACAACGCGAAGAATTAATATCTGGCTTAACTCCTGAGCAACAGAATATATTAAATGATGCGTCTTTGGTACTCATTAATAAAACTGCCATTAACCAACTAAGCTGGGATATGAGAAATTTAAATACGCAATACGGCAGAACTAAGAAAAGATTGCAGGACAAAGGTCTTATTCTGTATGAATCGGTAAAAGACAACGGATGGGGCTTAACTATTGAGGAATGTATCGAATGCGTGCGTTTTCGGGTCATTTGTGAAACCTGGAATGGGGTAATCGTCAGGGAAAAAAATACTGTTGAAAAACTAAAACAGCTATTCCCCCAAACCGAATTTAGAAAAGTAAGCGGAGAAAAAGACCACACTTATGCTGTAGATTATGAGCTATATAAAAACAGCGTTTTAACCGTAGCTATTCAAATAAAACCTAAATCATACACCTGGAACGCACCCTATATTCAAAAAGCAAAAAATGCGAATAGGCGTAAAAATCAAAAATATTTAGACGAATTCGGAGTCCAGGTTTTTGATGTCATTGCCGACAGTAAAGGAAATATTCTAAATTCTGATATCCTTAAAAAACTTTAG
- a CDS encoding SusC/RagA family TonB-linked outer membrane protein — translation MKITTLVGLSCWCPISIAFILLNLPVPLLASPPFQTTAQHQITGTVTDRNGEPLGGVNIVVSGKGQGTISDFDGSYSIMASSQDTLVYSFVGFKKVEFPVSGREVLNVQLEEDVVALDEVVLNTGYQQLPGERSTGSFVHADNELLNQRVSPNILERLEGNVPGLLFNKNTPESADGGLDLNIRGHTTLFANDQPLIVVDNFPYDGPISNLNPNDIEDITILKDAAASSIWGVKSGNGVIVITTKKGRLNQKIRIEANINTTIGNKPDLYYKPMLGISSNDYIDLEIDNFHDGYYNTTLDNTSGFPAVTPVVHILDQIKKGNLDSEAGYRQIDAYRNNDYRDDLKKYFYQSSINNQYAVNMRGGSANSTYYFSLGHDTHRSTAIGNDNARTTIGLQVELSPMERLTITGTANLTYSNTKSNDAVQQLNSSLFPTPPYLDLVNDKTGEALAVARRNPAYIDTVGEGRLLDWHYRPYDEMRFADNRQSQIHNRFNTRLNYDIGNELKLSLQYQYERAGTQNNDHYSQDTYHTRDLINQFTRLNSEDRYPVPLGGILQESHTTLTSHRARGQLDYSKGWQAHEVVALLGTEVNETVTKSNSNTLYGYNKENLAFTNVDYTTSFPTIPAGSRVIPNNIGTTQLNDRYLSYFGNGSYTYDNRYTISVSGRIDKSNLFGVNTNQKAVPLFSTGLAWNFSNENFYNVGFLPYGKIRLTYGANGNIDKSVTAVATFRSLSRSWFYGTPYASIVNPGNPDLRWERIKTLNIGLDFGLKNQIVTGSVEYYIKSGEDLFGLSQIPGSTGLDSYYGNTSNVRTNGIDIHLSSINIHKGTFKWTSNLLFSYVKDIVTQYHLDISPLSLLVGIRPGVVQPIEGNSLFGVYSYKWGGLTSDTGDPQGYVDGKLSTDYNRIRSGTTVDDLVYHGSARPTTFGSFRNTFSYKRFSVSFNLLFKANYYFRRNTIENGVIYNNGLFIHSDYYDRWQQPGDKLRTHIPSMQVPPVNSARQSFYTQSEIFVERGDHIRLQDITLKYDWDISRITNGEVASIQLYSYLNNIGILWRANNHHIDPDIYAGGYPAPFSLSFGLNIKF, via the coding sequence ATGAAGATCACCACATTAGTAGGCCTGTCCTGCTGGTGCCCCATATCTATTGCCTTTATTTTACTTAACCTGCCTGTGCCACTTTTGGCTTCGCCACCTTTTCAAACTACTGCGCAACACCAAATTACCGGGACGGTTACTGATAGGAACGGGGAGCCTTTAGGGGGCGTGAATATCGTAGTGTCTGGAAAAGGGCAGGGGACGATTTCTGATTTTGACGGGAGCTATTCGATTATGGCCTCTTCTCAGGATACTTTGGTGTATTCGTTTGTGGGGTTTAAGAAAGTGGAGTTTCCCGTTTCCGGAAGGGAAGTTTTAAATGTGCAGTTGGAAGAGGATGTAGTTGCTTTGGATGAAGTTGTGCTGAATACGGGGTATCAACAATTACCCGGAGAGCGTTCCACAGGCTCTTTTGTTCATGCCGATAATGAACTTCTCAACCAAAGGGTAAGCCCGAATATTCTGGAACGTCTCGAAGGTAATGTTCCCGGTCTCTTATTTAACAAAAACACTCCGGAAAGCGCAGACGGAGGGCTTGATTTGAATATCCGGGGGCATACAACCCTGTTTGCAAACGACCAGCCTCTCATCGTTGTAGACAATTTTCCGTATGATGGTCCCATTTCAAACCTCAATCCCAACGATATTGAAGATATTACAATTTTAAAAGATGCTGCAGCTTCAAGTATATGGGGAGTGAAATCCGGAAATGGTGTTATTGTAATAACAACGAAAAAAGGACGCCTTAATCAAAAGATCCGGATAGAAGCCAATATCAATACCACCATCGGAAACAAACCTGACCTTTATTATAAACCTATGCTTGGCATTTCTTCCAATGATTATATTGATCTGGAAATTGATAACTTTCACGATGGATACTACAATACTACGTTAGATAATACGTCCGGATTTCCCGCGGTAACCCCGGTCGTCCATATTCTTGACCAGATTAAAAAGGGAAATTTGGATAGTGAAGCGGGGTATCGGCAGATCGATGCTTACCGAAACAATGATTACAGGGATGATTTAAAGAAATATTTTTATCAAAGCAGTATTAACAACCAGTACGCGGTTAATATGCGTGGCGGTTCAGCGAATAGTACATATTATTTTTCGCTTGGCCACGACACTCATAGAAGTACAGCAATTGGTAACGATAATGCACGCACTACGATAGGATTGCAGGTAGAACTTTCGCCAATGGAACGGCTTACTATTACCGGAACAGCAAATTTGACTTATAGTAATACAAAATCAAACGATGCTGTTCAGCAACTGAACTCATCTCTTTTTCCGACACCCCCTTATCTCGATCTGGTTAATGATAAAACCGGAGAAGCGCTTGCCGTAGCACGTAGAAATCCAGCATATATTGATACGGTTGGAGAAGGGCGCCTTTTAGACTGGCATTACAGACCTTATGATGAAATGCGGTTTGCCGACAATCGTCAGTCACAAATTCACAATAGGTTCAATACAAGACTAAATTACGATATCGGGAATGAGCTTAAGCTATCCCTCCAGTACCAATACGAAAGGGCCGGTACTCAAAACAATGATCATTATAGCCAGGATACCTACCACACACGTGACCTGATTAACCAATTTACCCGGTTGAATAGCGAAGATCGGTATCCCGTACCGTTGGGTGGCATACTGCAGGAATCCCACACCACATTAACATCGCACCGGGCAAGGGGGCAATTAGACTACTCAAAAGGCTGGCAGGCACATGAAGTGGTTGCGCTTTTGGGAACAGAAGTCAACGAAACGGTTACTAAGTCAAATTCAAACACCTTATACGGTTATAATAAGGAAAACCTGGCATTTACCAATGTTGATTATACCACATCATTTCCCACCATACCCGCTGGTTCACGGGTTATCCCGAATAATATTGGCACAACCCAACTCAATGACCGATACCTCTCTTATTTTGGAAATGGAAGTTATACTTATGACAACAGGTATACTATTTCGGTAAGCGGGCGGATAGACAAGTCAAATCTATTTGGAGTAAACACCAACCAAAAGGCAGTCCCGTTGTTCTCGACCGGGTTGGCATGGAATTTTTCTAACGAAAACTTTTACAATGTAGGCTTTCTGCCCTATGGGAAAATCCGTCTCACCTATGGTGCAAACGGGAATATCGATAAATCGGTCACAGCTGTTGCTACGTTCCGGTCCCTGAGTCGTTCCTGGTTTTACGGAACACCATACGCCTCCATCGTTAATCCCGGAAATCCGGATTTGAGGTGGGAACGGATAAAGACGTTGAACATCGGGCTGGACTTTGGTCTTAAGAATCAAATCGTTACTGGCTCCGTTGAATATTACATAAAATCGGGAGAAGATCTGTTTGGCCTCAGCCAAATTCCCGGATCAACGGGATTAGATTCGTATTACGGCAATACTTCGAATGTCAGAACCAACGGTATTGATATCCATTTAAGCTCAATCAATATCCATAAAGGAACTTTCAAGTGGACTTCAAATCTTCTGTTTAGTTATGTAAAAGATATTGTGACCCAATACCATCTTGATATTTCTCCATTAAGTTTATTGGTCGGCATAAGACCAGGTGTTGTTCAACCCATAGAAGGAAACAGTCTATTTGGTGTTTATAGCTATAAGTGGGGAGGTCTGACATCGGATACCGGAGACCCGCAGGGATACGTAGACGGAAAGCTGAGCACGGATTACAACCGGATCCGGTCAGGAACAACCGTTGACGATTTGGTCTATCATGGATCGGCACGTCCAACCACATTCGGTTCTTTTAGAAATACGTTTTCCTATAAGCGGTTTTCAGTTTCTTTTAACCTGCTTTTTAAAGCAAATTACTATTTCAGAAGGAATACCATCGAAAACGGGGTAATTTATAATAATGGATTATTTATTCACTCCGATTATTATGACCGGTGGCAGCAACCCGGCGACAAGCTCAGAACCCATATACCTTCAATGCAAGTACCACCTGTAAATTCCGCCCGCCAAAGTTTTTATACGCAATCTGAAATTTTTGTTGAACGGGGAGATCACATACGCCTCCAGGACATTACCTTGAAGTATGACTGGGATATATCCCGGATTACAAATGGCGAGGTAGCTTCTATTCAACTATATAGTTATTTAAACAATATAGGCATCCTATGGAGAGCGAATAACCATCATATAGACCCTGATATTTATGCAGGCGGATATCCTGCTCCGTTTTCTTTATCATTTGGCTTAAACATTAAATTTTAG
- a CDS encoding MjaI family restriction endonuclease, whose product MKKIKIPNSEVRELVSGKTYSFPKYTTQLMNLANSNAQGTRPHVVGQMSDLIQEFPGRTISGWQKWYLEKQPEAIENATEKVYAMIRQFQEVIDEIDKEMVRNWVEELVIIKTFSGLRFQDAILKRVGQAKSTTCRLAMPEEESRGIDGYIGDMPVSIKPISYKSKILNERIDASLIFYNKKKDGITIEYDF is encoded by the coding sequence ATGAAAAAGATTAAAATCCCCAATAGCGAAGTCCGGGAATTAGTATCAGGCAAAACCTATAGCTTTCCGAAATATACCACTCAGTTAATGAATTTAGCAAACTCGAATGCCCAGGGTACAAGACCTCATGTTGTGGGGCAAATGAGTGATCTTATCCAGGAATTTCCAGGCAGGACCATTAGTGGATGGCAAAAGTGGTACTTGGAAAAGCAACCAGAAGCTATCGAAAATGCTACAGAAAAGGTATACGCCATGATTCGACAGTTCCAGGAGGTTATTGATGAGATTGATAAGGAAATGGTCAGAAATTGGGTTGAAGAGTTAGTGATTATAAAAACATTTTCGGGCTTAAGGTTTCAGGATGCTATTTTAAAGCGGGTGGGCCAAGCAAAAAGCACCACTTGCAGGTTAGCTATGCCGGAAGAAGAAAGCAGAGGTATCGACGGGTATATCGGTGATATGCCGGTAAGCATTAAACCTATTTCCTATAAGAGCAAAATATTAAATGAACGGATTGATGCATCGCTGATTTTCTATAACAAAAAAAAGGATGGTATAACGATAGAGTATGACTTCTAA